Proteins from one Cryptomeria japonica chromosome 4, Sugi_1.0, whole genome shotgun sequence genomic window:
- the LOC131875334 gene encoding uncharacterized protein LOC131875334, producing MEIKPTKLVHGKGLCQLIADNKFDEEVVLKNEGMSEDLPKVLFVSTTDEWYSNLSYLLTYGECPSHLSCNEKCTLKLKEMNFVLWDNGLYKKGIDGNFSRCMDKQQEVRLLEAFHDLPCGGHFSAPVMPHKILRAQYYWPTLFKDAYN from the coding sequence ATGGAGATTAAGCCAACTAAGCTGGTTCATGGTAAAGGTTTATGTCAGTTGATTGCTGATAATAAATTTGATGAAGAAGTAGTGCTCAAGAATGAAGGCATGAGTGAAGATCTTCCTAAAGTTTTGTTTGTCAGcaccactgatgagtggtattctaaTTTATCATACTTACTTACATATGGTGAATGCCCTTCACATTtgtcatgcaatgaaaaatgtacCTTGAAGCTGAAAGAAATGAACTTTGTCCTTTGGGATAATGGTTTGTACAAGAAAGGTATAGATGGCAATTTCTCACGTTGCATGGATAAGCAACAAGAAGTTAGGTTACTTGAAGCATTTCATGATCTaccttgtggaggacatttttcagCTCCTGTCATGCCACATAAAATTTTGCGTGCACAATACTATTGGCCAACCTTGTTTAAGGATGCATACAACTAG